The Methanooceanicella nereidis genome window below encodes:
- a CDS encoding flavodoxin family protein — protein sequence MKVIGIQGSPRGRNSFTLKLLESALEGAESAGAETEIIDITKRKINFCTGCCHCYKTGECPQKDDFDKVYEKILDADGIIMASPVYFNSVTAQLKAFMDRTGDCRHCLLLEGKYGMSVVTTASSGGDSTAEFMNDFMNMSGAFTIGCVSVAMPQIPGNMEEACKKSRDMGVDLIDAIKTGRQFPEQKARQKAFIDVFKYAVMNFKEEWASEYEYFVKKGWIKA from the coding sequence ATGAAGGTCATTGGTATTCAGGGAAGCCCCAGGGGCAGGAACAGCTTTACGTTAAAATTACTGGAAAGCGCGCTGGAAGGCGCAGAGAGTGCCGGGGCAGAGACAGAGATCATAGACATCACTAAGAGGAAGATCAATTTTTGTACGGGATGCTGTCATTGCTATAAAACGGGCGAATGCCCGCAAAAGGATGATTTTGATAAGGTATATGAAAAGATACTGGACGCAGACGGAATAATAATGGCCAGCCCGGTATACTTCAACAGCGTGACCGCGCAATTAAAGGCTTTTATGGATCGCACGGGCGACTGCAGGCATTGCCTGCTTCTTGAGGGAAAATATGGCATGTCAGTGGTCACGACCGCAAGCTCGGGCGGGGACAGCACTGCGGAGTTCATGAACGATTTCATGAACATGTCCGGAGCGTTTACGATAGGCTGCGTCAGCGTCGCCATGCCGCAGATACCAGGGAATATGGAAGAGGCCTGTAAAAAGTCCCGCGATATGGGCGTAGACCTTATTGACGCGATCAAGACCGGAAGGCAGTTCCCGGAGCAAAAGGCCAGGCAAAAGGCGTTCATCGATGTCTTCAAGTACGCTGTCATGAACTTTAAAGAGGAGTGGGCCAGCGAATATGAGTACTTTGTGAAAAAGGGATGGATCAAGGCCTGA